A stretch of DNA from Bacteroidales bacterium:
CAACTCTATGGACAAGTACTAATCAGACCAATCAAAGTAAAACAAAAGATATTTTACTTTTGTCTTTATACTTTTATCTTTATACTTTTGTCTTTTATCTTGTAATAATTTAATTCTTAATACCTAATCTATTAATTAATGAACAATATAATCGAAAATAGTAAAAGTAAATTTCATATCCTCATTGTTGATGATGACCATAAAAGCTTACAGGTACTGGGAAGTATATTAAAACAAGATAATTACAAAGTCGATTTTGCCCTTGATGGTATCGAAGCGTTAAACTGGTTAAAAAGGGAAAAATTTGACCTGATTTTATTAGATATTGTTATGCCTCGATTAAACGGTTTCGAAGTATGCGAAAGAATTAAAAAAGATCCGAATACTAAAAATATACCTATTATTTTCATTACAAGCAAAGACGATATTGAAAGTACAGTTCAGGGTTTTAAACTGGGAGCTGTCGATTATATTACAAAACCATTTAATACCGACGAATTAATAATTAGAGTAGGAACACAGCTTACAATAAAAAAAAATCATGATGATTTAATAAAATTTAGTAATGAACTGGAAATAAAAAACAAAACAATCCTTGATAGTATTATTTATTCCGAGCGTATCCAAAAAGCTATTCTCCCCGGCAAAGAAGAATTTGAAAAATTAAATATCAAGCATTTTATTATTTATAAACCAAAAGATATTATAAGTGGAGATTTTTACTGGATAAAAAAAACAGAAAATAAATTACTATTTGCTGTCGTAGATTGCACAGGACATGGTGTTCCGGGAGCCATTATGAGCATGATAGGGTATTCGGCTATAAATCAGGCTGTTAATGAATATGGTATGGATAATCCAGGTAAAATATTATTACACATGCATAATTTTATAATAAATTCATTACAAAAAACTACACATCCCGATAATAAAGTTAATGATGG
This window harbors:
- a CDS encoding response regulator, encoding MNNIIENSKSKFHILIVDDDHKSLQVLGSILKQDNYKVDFALDGIEALNWLKREKFDLILLDIVMPRLNGFEVCERIKKDPNTKNIPIIFITSKDDIESTVQGFKLGAVDYITKPFNTDELIIRVGTQLTIKKNHDDLIKFSNELEIKNKTILDSIIYSERIQKAILPGKEEFEKLNIKHFIIYKPKDIISGDFYWIKKTENKLLFAVVDCTGHGVPGAIMSMIGYSAINQAVNEYGMDNPGKILLHMHNFIINSLQKTTHPDNKVNDGMDISLCALDKKNNILEFAGANQSLFLVRNKELTVIKGEKFSIGEILLSINEFKNHKIKLENNDLIYIITDGFSDQFGYESDKRYTIKRLKNFLISISKKSIKEQYNMLENEFKKWKGENEQVDDVTILGIQID